A genomic stretch from Candidatus Cloacimonadota bacterium includes:
- a CDS encoding amino acid permease — MMAEKQILQKKLNLIDVFSIASGAMISSGLFVLPGLAFAKAGPAVVVAYILAGLIVIPGMLAQIELSTAMPKAGGSYFFIERSMGPVAGTLGGFASWLSLALKSAFALIGIGAFANLLFPGLSEIHIKVIAIAFCLLFALINIRSVKNTSRFQIFLVISLLAILFLYCLLGVTKVNLHNFIPFSPKGFGAVIPVVGLVFVSFGGLTKVASIAEEIQKPKKNLPLGMFIAFIVVMFFYVAVVFVTVGIVRPETLANSLTPISKGGDVIFGKFGMILLAVAALFAFFSTANAGILSASRFPMAMSRDRLVPNIFSKMSKSGQTPYMSIMFTALFMIVMITFLNLENLVKAASTMMIILFLYTNVALIVMRESRIDTYQPSFKAPLYPWLQIVAIIIYAFLIFEMGIIPLIITGIFVLLCIAWYFLYVRVRVERKSALIHIVERVTNKKISSSTLIDELKEILIRRDNIVEDRFDKLVRSAVILDLDCQIGKNEFFTIVSKELAPRLDIPYHELYDLFLEREQQSSTTLEPGLAIPHIIVQGEKKFDILIVRCKEGIKFDENEPPVHTVFVLIGSMDERNFHLRALMSIAQIVKEKNFYTRWKNAKNVDELRNIIYLSARKRESNEN, encoded by the coding sequence ATTATGGCGGAAAAACAGATACTCCAAAAAAAATTAAATCTAATCGATGTGTTTAGCATAGCGAGTGGCGCAATGATAAGTTCCGGGTTGTTCGTGTTACCCGGTCTTGCCTTTGCAAAAGCAGGTCCTGCAGTTGTTGTCGCATATATTTTAGCAGGTTTAATAGTGATCCCAGGAATGCTTGCTCAAATCGAACTCAGCACTGCAATGCCCAAAGCCGGAGGCAGTTATTTCTTTATTGAACGTAGTATGGGTCCCGTTGCCGGTACTCTTGGGGGATTTGCAAGCTGGTTAAGCCTGGCTTTAAAAAGTGCCTTTGCACTTATCGGGATCGGTGCATTTGCCAATTTACTTTTTCCAGGATTATCGGAAATTCATATCAAAGTAATTGCTATTGCTTTCTGCTTGTTGTTTGCTCTTATCAACATCAGAAGTGTGAAAAATACGAGCAGGTTTCAGATATTCCTTGTTATCTCATTACTTGCTATTCTGTTTTTATACTGCTTACTCGGAGTCACAAAGGTAAATTTACACAATTTTATACCCTTTTCACCAAAAGGTTTTGGTGCAGTCATTCCTGTTGTCGGCCTTGTTTTTGTTTCCTTTGGCGGTTTAACAAAGGTTGCAAGTATTGCTGAGGAGATCCAAAAACCCAAGAAAAATCTCCCTCTTGGTATGTTCATTGCTTTTATTGTCGTGATGTTTTTTTATGTAGCAGTTGTGTTCGTAACAGTAGGAATAGTCCGACCTGAAACTCTTGCGAATTCTCTAACACCAATTTCAAAAGGTGGAGATGTTATCTTTGGAAAGTTCGGCATGATCTTACTTGCTGTTGCTGCTCTTTTCGCCTTTTTCTCGACAGCAAATGCTGGTATCCTGTCAGCATCACGATTCCCGATGGCAATGAGCAGGGACAGACTTGTTCCAAATATTTTCAGTAAAATGAGCAAAAGTGGACAAACGCCCTATATGTCGATCATGTTTACTGCACTGTTCATGATCGTTATGATAACATTTCTTAACCTGGAAAACCTCGTGAAAGCGGCATCTACCATGATGATCATCCTCTTCCTCTATACCAATGTCGCTTTGATCGTTATGAGAGAGAGCAGGATTGATACCTATCAACCATCATTTAAGGCGCCGCTTTATCCATGGCTGCAGATTGTTGCGATCATCATATATGCTTTTCTCATCTTCGAAATGGGAATAATACCCCTCATCATTACAGGAATATTTGTTCTCTTGTGTATTGCCTGGTATTTTCTTTACGTTCGTGTACGAGTAGAAAGAAAATCAGCGCTGATTCATATCGTAGAAAGGGTAACCAATAAGAAGATCTCGAGTTCAACATTAATTGATGAATTGAAGGAGATCCTTATCCGGCGGGATAATATCGTTGAAGACAGGTTCGATAAACTCGTTCGGTCAGCTGTAATTCTCGATCTTGATTGTCAAATCGGTAAAAATGAATTTTTCACTATCGTATCAAAAGAACTCGCTCCTCGACTCGATATTCCATATCATGAACTATATGATCTTTTTTTGGAAAGGGAGCAGCAGTCATCAACAACACTCGAGCCAGGTCTTGCAATTCCACATATTATCGTTCAGGGTGAGAAGAAATTTGATATCCTCATCGTTCGATGTAAAGAAGGAATAAAATTTGACGAAAATGAACCACCTGTCCATACCGTGTTCGTGCTGATCGGTTCGATGGATGAACGCAATTTCCATCTTCGTGCGCTTATGTCAATAGCTCAGATCGTGAAAGAGAAAAATTTCTACACAAGATGGAAAAATGCAAAAAATGTCGATGAGTTACGAAATATTATATATTTATCAGCAAGAAAGCGAGAGTCAAATGAGAACTAA
- a CDS encoding PspC domain-containing protein: protein MRTNRVLYRDPKNGKIAGVCSGLSEYLDVDVSIIRTIWVLFIIFGGAGFLMYIVAALIIPAKSGDDTEISVEGDEDRHLTRDSEHAVIWGVCSGIAKYFGMDVSIVRIIFVLLGIYFASGIFLYIVLALILPKS from the coding sequence ATGAGAACTAATAGGGTATTATATAGAGATCCGAAAAATGGTAAGATCGCAGGTGTTTGCAGCGGCTTATCAGAGTATCTGGATGTAGATGTATCGATTATACGCACTATCTGGGTGCTATTTATAATATTTGGTGGAGCAGGTTTTCTCATGTATATTGTTGCCGCGTTGATTATTCCGGCAAAATCAGGTGATGATACGGAAATATCGGTCGAAGGTGATGAAGATAGACATCTGACAAGGGATTCTGAACATGCCGTGATCTGGGGTGTATGCTCAGGTATTGCAAAATATTTCGGCATGGATGTGAGTATTGTGAGGATCATTTTTGTGCTGCTTGGGATATATTTCGCTTCGGGAATATTTCTTTATATCGTACTTGCCTTAATCCTTCCTAAATCATAG
- a CDS encoding alanine racemase, whose amino-acid sequence MAEMRSNKITKPTLLLDEDTCRKNIRKMYDKAQRNNVIFRPHFKTHQSLEIGNWFREIGVDKITVSSLEMAQYFSEEWSDITVAFPVNILEIDTINALAEMVSLNVLVESEEVVQFLAENLKNQVGFFIKIDVGYHRAGIPANDCMMINSIRECAEESDLLNFKGFLTHAGQMYNCRSQPEILKEYKSYTKQLFELKSRYPDALLSIGDTPSCSVVEDFSGIDEIRPGNFVFYDLMQYYIGSCSIDQVAVAMACPIVAIHKKRHEIVIYGGGVHFSKERLEHHEYGTIYGQIVENIGKRWGNIIPGMYVKNLSQEHGIVAVPEARISNYKIGDVLYILPVHSCLTANLMTEYVTTDGRVVERL is encoded by the coding sequence ATGGCAGAAATGAGATCAAACAAAATCACGAAACCAACCTTACTTTTAGATGAAGATACATGCAGGAAAAATATCCGGAAAATGTATGACAAAGCACAGAGAAATAACGTGATCTTCCGTCCCCATTTCAAAACGCATCAGTCACTTGAGATAGGGAACTGGTTCAGAGAAATTGGGGTTGATAAAATTACCGTTTCATCTCTTGAGATGGCACAATACTTTTCTGAGGAATGGAGTGATATCACTGTTGCTTTTCCTGTAAATATTCTCGAGATCGATACGATAAATGCCCTCGCAGAAATGGTTTCTCTCAATGTATTGGTCGAGTCAGAGGAGGTTGTGCAATTTCTTGCTGAAAATCTGAAAAACCAGGTTGGATTCTTTATTAAGATAGATGTCGGCTATCATAGAGCCGGAATTCCAGCTAATGATTGTATGATGATCAATTCTATACGTGAATGTGCAGAAGAAAGTGATTTGTTGAATTTTAAAGGATTTCTCACTCATGCGGGACAAATGTACAATTGTAGGTCACAACCAGAAATTCTAAAGGAGTATAAAAGCTACACAAAACAACTATTCGAACTCAAATCAAGGTATCCCGATGCACTTCTCTCGATAGGAGATACGCCAAGCTGTAGTGTGGTTGAGGACTTTTCGGGTATTGACGAAATACGACCCGGCAATTTTGTCTTTTATGATCTCATGCAGTATTATATTGGATCGTGTTCTATTGACCAGGTTGCAGTGGCAATGGCATGCCCGATCGTTGCAATACACAAAAAAAGGCATGAGATCGTCATATATGGCGGGGGAGTACATTTTTCCAAAGAACGACTGGAACATCATGAGTATGGAACAATTTATGGACAAATTGTTGAGAATATTGGTAAACGTTGGGGAAATATTATTCCGGGCATGTATGTAAAGAATTTATCGCAGGAACATGGTATCGTTGCTGTTCCGGAAGCACGAATTTCAAATTATAAGATTGGGGATGTGCTCTACATTTTGCCCGTGCATTCCTGCTTAACCGCGAACTTGATGACGGAGTATGTGACGACTGACGGGAGAGTGGTGGAGAGATTATGA
- a CDS encoding aminotransferase class I/II-fold pyridoxal phosphate-dependent enzyme, giving the protein MNLYDKFASFTEAKILEEQGFYPYFRVISSEQDTEVIVNGKKTLMLGSNSYLGLTNHPKVKEAAIEATKKYGTGCAGSRFLNGTLDIHIELEERLANLVGMDAALAYSTGFQANLGVLSTIVGRGEYFVTDKLDHASIIDGCRLSFGKMLRFNHNDMDDLERVLQNIEEAPKLIVVDGIFSMEGDITKLPQIVHLAERYNAQIMVDDAHSIGVLGEKGSGTSNHFGLTDKTDVIMGTFSKSLASVGGFIAGNEELMHYLKHFSRPLIFSASLPPASAATVIAALDIMESEPERIERLWEITRYMQKGFVDIGYDIGTSCTPIIPLHVGELMTAFKMWRMLADDGVFINPVIPPATPPNDCLIRCSFMATHTDDQIDMALDKFKKVGKKLGVI; this is encoded by the coding sequence ATGAATCTTTATGATAAATTTGCGAGCTTTACAGAAGCCAAAATCCTCGAAGAACAGGGCTTTTACCCCTACTTCCGCGTGATCAGCTCAGAGCAGGACACAGAGGTTATTGTCAACGGCAAGAAAACCCTAATGCTCGGTTCGAACAGCTATCTTGGACTCACCAATCATCCTAAGGTCAAAGAAGCTGCTATAGAAGCAACCAAAAAATATGGTACCGGGTGCGCCGGCTCGCGATTCCTGAATGGTACACTGGATATCCATATCGAGCTCGAAGAACGGCTTGCAAATCTTGTGGGAATGGATGCTGCACTTGCATATTCGACCGGCTTCCAGGCAAACCTTGGTGTGCTTAGCACGATCGTGGGTCGGGGCGAATACTTCGTTACCGATAAACTCGATCATGCCAGTATTATCGATGGCTGCCGTTTATCATTCGGGAAGATGCTCCGCTTTAATCATAATGACATGGATGATCTCGAACGGGTGCTGCAAAACATCGAAGAAGCTCCGAAACTTATTGTTGTTGATGGTATATTCAGCATGGAGGGTGACATCACAAAACTACCCCAGATCGTACACCTTGCAGAACGATATAATGCGCAGATCATGGTTGATGACGCACACTCGATCGGTGTTCTCGGCGAGAAAGGTTCAGGTACGTCAAACCATTTCGGATTGACCGATAAGACCGATGTCATCATGGGAACCTTTAGTAAGTCTCTTGCTTCGGTTGGTGGTTTTATTGCAGGAAATGAAGAACTGATGCATTATCTGAAGCACTTCTCCAGACCGCTTATCTTCAGTGCTAGTCTCCCGCCAGCTTCGGCTGCAACGGTGATCGCTGCGCTGGATATTATGGAGAGCGAACCGGAACGTATCGAGCGTCTCTGGGAAATTACCAGATATATGCAAAAAGGATTCGTTGATATAGGTTATGATATCGGAACGAGCTGCACACCGATCATTCCGCTCCATGTTGGTGAACTCATGACTGCATTCAAGATGTGGCGCATGCTGGCCGATGACGGTGTGTTCATTAATCCTGTTATTCCTCCTGCAACTCCTCCGAATGACTGCCTGATCCGCTGTAGCTTCATGGCTACCCATACAGATGACCAGATTGATATGGCGCTGGATAAATTCAAAAAGGTTGGTAAGAAACTGGGAGTGATATAG
- a CDS encoding patatin-like phospholipase family protein, whose amino-acid sequence MKKKIILLFSILFICAVMLYAGEHTEPTVGVVLSGGGARGIAHIGVLRALEEYNIPINYIGGTSFGALIAAFYASGYSVDQIQEIIEKTDWSFVSDSDRQQYYYYSRRINEANVLRVRFEDWELKFPNSLGNTQEITSQLDYYFTRSNYLSRGDFLKLNPPLFISTTDIKTGTNHIFTHGELPQVVQASMTVPFLLSPVLIDSTLYVDGGITNNLPISSMRDMGADIIIASNATNYLATETDLTNISSFASQLINIMMFSKIKDELTQADIVIRPSTRHIKNTEFSRYKELLTLGYYQTYSMIDTILSVVKHDSSFDVSIDECVSIKDKKISLFGNTLFAADDMLTEEIFDSLSTLQELESYIENYYVSRGYVLVEIVKESVKEDEILIMMTEGLINNILIDGNFITHEGVILREVNTQPGDIFNIYKIEKDIQRIHGTNYFNLVNCNVNPHPNGVVDVEFVVSEKPFGIIEAGAQYASQQGASGFISAGYDNVFGTGQLLQSYIRFGRERKYGVRFSTDRILNSNWNNLLHFYLNDDAENAENRFWSFRAESGFFDDQKLGMLSLIIDYRTADLKLRKRSSGFGLQLLFDNFDNMLYPSKGIFRKASYIHYDKAFGSLATFNEVNFENAFCFSFLEKFTLVNWFRLHMLESDEGSIPENRFFFHRPENTFYGFGYDDVDGEDMFYTSISLRYLIRQFSISDPRRELFLIGKIGIGDFGKIDSMEDFWGIFDKGEKVGYSIGLEMTTIIGPVKLAYEQSKHNNFWKFSIGYSF is encoded by the coding sequence ATGAAAAAGAAAATTATCCTTCTCTTCAGCATATTGTTTATTTGTGCTGTTATGCTCTACGCTGGAGAGCATACTGAACCGACTGTGGGTGTAGTGCTCAGTGGTGGTGGTGCACGTGGAATTGCACATATCGGTGTGCTTCGCGCTTTGGAGGAGTATAATATTCCTATCAATTATATTGGGGGAACGAGCTTTGGTGCACTTATTGCTGCGTTCTATGCTTCAGGATATTCAGTTGACCAGATCCAGGAAATAATTGAAAAAACGGACTGGAGCTTTGTGTCAGATTCAGACAGGCAGCAGTACTATTATTACTCCAGACGCATCAATGAAGCAAACGTTTTGCGTGTACGATTCGAGGATTGGGAATTGAAATTCCCGAACTCACTCGGGAACACGCAGGAGATCACGAGCCAGCTTGATTATTATTTTACGCGTTCAAACTATCTCAGTAGGGGGGATTTCCTGAAATTGAATCCACCGCTCTTTATTTCAACAACTGATATCAAAACGGGCACGAATCACATTTTCACACATGGAGAGCTCCCACAGGTTGTTCAGGCGAGTATGACGGTTCCGTTTCTTCTTTCTCCGGTTTTGATAGATTCCACGCTATATGTCGATGGCGGTATTACGAATAATCTCCCGATCAGCAGTATGCGGGATATGGGGGCAGACATCATCATTGCGTCAAATGCAACGAATTATCTTGCAACAGAAACGGATCTTACGAATATTTCAAGTTTTGCAAGTCAGCTCATCAATATTATGATGTTCTCAAAGATCAAAGATGAACTTACACAAGCAGATATCGTTATCAGACCTTCGACCCGTCATATCAAAAATACAGAATTTTCTCGTTACAAAGAACTCCTTACACTTGGATATTATCAAACCTATTCGATGATCGATACGATCCTCAGTGTTGTAAAACATGATAGTTCATTTGATGTATCGATTGATGAATGTGTATCGATCAAGGATAAAAAGATTTCATTATTTGGAAATACACTTTTCGCTGCTGATGATATGCTGACTGAGGAGATTTTCGATTCACTTTCTACCTTACAGGAGTTGGAGTCATACATAGAGAATTACTATGTGAGCAGAGGATATGTTCTGGTTGAAATCGTCAAAGAATCAGTCAAAGAAGATGAGATATTGATCATGATGACAGAAGGATTGATTAATAATATCCTCATAGATGGGAATTTTATAACGCATGAGGGTGTTATTTTAAGAGAAGTCAACACCCAACCCGGGGATATTTTCAATATTTATAAGATTGAAAAAGATATTCAACGGATACACGGAACGAATTATTTTAATCTGGTTAATTGCAATGTAAATCCTCATCCAAATGGTGTAGTAGATGTTGAGTTTGTTGTTTCGGAAAAACCCTTCGGTATTATAGAAGCCGGTGCTCAATATGCATCACAACAGGGCGCATCTGGTTTTATATCAGCTGGTTATGACAATGTTTTCGGTACGGGACAGCTCTTGCAGTCCTACATAAGATTTGGAAGAGAAAGAAAATATGGCGTACGCTTTAGCACGGATAGGATATTGAATTCAAATTGGAATAATCTCTTACATTTTTACCTTAACGATGATGCTGAGAACGCAGAGAACAGGTTCTGGAGTTTCCGGGCTGAGAGTGGATTTTTTGATGACCAAAAGCTTGGAATGCTTTCCTTGATAATAGATTACCGTACAGCTGATTTGAAGCTTAGAAAACGAAGTTCTGGTTTTGGTCTTCAACTCCTTTTTGATAATTTTGATAATATGTTATATCCTTCGAAAGGTATATTTCGAAAAGCATCATACATCCATTATGACAAAGCATTTGGTTCGCTTGCCACATTTAATGAGGTGAATTTTGAGAATGCTTTTTGTTTTTCTTTCTTAGAAAAATTTACGCTGGTAAACTGGTTTCGGTTGCATATGCTTGAAAGTGATGAGGGCAGCATTCCGGAAAATAGATTTTTCTTTCATCGACCGGAGAATACGTTTTATGGATTCGGTTACGATGATGTAGATGGAGAGGACATGTTCTATACCTCTATTTCATTGCGTTATCTGATACGGCAATTTTCAATCAGCGATCCCCGTCGAGAGCTCTTCTTGATAGGCAAGATTGGCATTGGTGATTTTGGGAAAATAGACTCAATGGAAGATTTTTGGGGTATTTTTGATAAGGGTGAGAAAGTAGGTTATTCGATCGGTCTGGAGATGACAACCATCATCGGACCTGTCAAGCTTGCATACGAGCAAAGCAAGCACAACAACTTCTGGAAATTCTCAATCGGATATTCTTTTTAG
- a CDS encoding glycosyltransferase gives MKLSFVIPVYNEEESLRELHRKIVENIPNQSYEIIFIDDGSRDNSYSVIQELEAQDQNIKTIRFRTNFGKAAALQAGFDKAEGDVIFTMDADLQDDPVEIPRFLEKINEGYDLVSGWKKKRKDPITKRWPSKFFNLITSMVFHLRLHDYNCGYKAYTKEAVKSLNIYGELYRYIPAIIWAKGFSVTEIPVTHHKRKFGKSKYGANRFIRGFLDLLTVTMITKYQRSPLYLFGASGLIISLIGFIISVWLAVKKIFFGMSLSNRPLLFLGILLIVVGVQLISLGLLGEMIVYSSRQRDRKANKKELD, from the coding sequence ATGAAGCTATCTTTTGTCATTCCAGTTTATAATGAAGAAGAGAGTCTGCGAGAACTCCATCGCAAAATTGTGGAAAATATCCCGAACCAGAGCTACGAGATCATCTTCATCGATGACGGGAGTAGAGATAATTCCTATTCTGTCATACAGGAATTAGAAGCGCAGGATCAGAACATAAAAACGATTCGCTTTCGTACTAATTTTGGGAAGGCTGCAGCACTCCAGGCAGGATTTGACAAAGCAGAGGGTGATGTCATCTTCACCATGGACGCCGATCTTCAAGACGATCCGGTCGAGATACCCAGATTTCTCGAAAAAATCAATGAAGGATACGACTTGGTTTCCGGTTGGAAAAAGAAACGTAAAGACCCGATCACAAAGCGCTGGCCCTCAAAATTCTTTAATTTGATCACATCGATGGTTTTTCACTTGCGTCTCCACGACTACAATTGCGGATATAAAGCATACACAAAAGAAGCAGTAAAATCTTTGAATATCTATGGAGAATTATACAGATATATCCCTGCCATAATTTGGGCAAAAGGTTTCTCTGTTACGGAGATACCGGTCACACACCATAAGCGTAAATTCGGAAAATCCAAATATGGTGCTAACCGTTTTATTAGAGGTTTCCTTGACCTCCTCACCGTAACCATGATCACGAAATACCAACGGAGTCCCCTGTACCTTTTTGGTGCAAGCGGTCTGATCATCTCTCTTATCGGATTCATTATCAGCGTATGGCTGGCAGTTAAGAAGATCTTCTTTGGAATGAGTCTGAGTAACCGACCTTTGCTTTTTTTGGGAATCTTACTTATCGTTGTTGGAGTACAGTTAATTTCATTGGGATTACTTGGGGAAATGATCGTATACAGTTCTCGCCAGAGGGATAGAAAAGCAAACAAAAAGGAGCTGGACTAA
- a CDS encoding hydroxymethylpyrimidine/phosphomethylpyrimidine kinase — MKKINVLSIAASDTSGGAGIQRDLNTFHDLRVNGLSVVTGITAQTDTKVFFADALDEVTVDIQLKTLFQNYDISAVKIGVVFNRAIMDTISHYLEKYQPAHIVIDPILHASDSYAFLDEKDFLHFRDTFLTKANVITPNVPELEHLTAMPVENEQDLIKASRFLSEKYDSLIFAKGGHLTTSTTVTDYLLKGELLERFTSPNSNLSDVHGTGCLISSAITSYLALGEQTKEAIKKAKKYFYSIHVDDV, encoded by the coding sequence ATGAAGAAAATAAATGTTTTATCTATAGCAGCAAGCGACACTTCCGGTGGAGCTGGCATCCAGCGTGACCTGAATACCTTTCACGATCTTAGAGTAAATGGATTATCGGTAGTAACTGGAATTACTGCTCAAACAGACACAAAAGTATTTTTTGCTGATGCATTAGATGAAGTAACGGTTGACATCCAGCTAAAGACCCTTTTTCAGAATTATGACATATCTGCTGTAAAGATAGGAGTTGTATTTAATCGTGCAATCATGGATACAATCTCTCATTATCTAGAAAAATATCAACCAGCACATATTGTCATCGATCCAATTCTTCATGCAAGTGACAGCTATGCTTTTCTCGATGAAAAGGATTTCCTTCATTTCAGAGACACCTTTCTAACAAAAGCGAATGTAATCACACCAAACGTACCTGAACTCGAACATCTAACTGCCATGCCGGTTGAAAATGAACAAGATTTGATCAAAGCCAGTAGGTTTCTGTCTGAGAAATATGATTCCCTTATATTTGCAAAGGGTGGACATCTTACCACATCTACAACTGTTACTGATTATTTATTGAAGGGAGAATTACTCGAGCGATTTACCTCACCGAACAGTAATCTCTCCGATGTACACGGTACCGGTTGCCTGATCTCTTCTGCTATAACTTCGTATCTTGCACTTGGTGAACAGACAAAAGAAGCGATCAAAAAAGCAAAGAAATATTTTTATTCAATTCACGTAGATGATGTATAA
- the thiC gene encoding phosphomethylpyrimidine synthase ThiC, whose translation MTLLEQAKKGMITEDIKLVAKDEQYEPEWVRDEIAAGHIVIPKNVGRKFHPVGIGNKLKTKINANIGTSPDHFNIDEELEKLKVAVAYGSDSVMDLSTGGDLSAIRKAIIAQSPVMVGTVPIYQVAAELLDEDKDITKMTVDQLFESIEKQCAEGVDYITVHCGITQKALDAMKQQPRLLGVVSRGGSLLIKWMKIHKKENPLFEYYDRLLEIAYKYDITLSLGDGLRPGCLADASDAGQIQELITLGELQQRAYKKNVQVMIEGPGHVPLHQIEANMRLEKSLCHGAPFYVLGPITTDIAPGYDHITSAIGGTLAAYYGADFLCYVTPSEHLCLPTKDDVREGVVAAKIAAHSADIALGLPGSMERDNKISRYRAEFDWEGQYKTSLDPLLAKRRRKESEDFSEDVCTMCGKLCAIKTLKS comes from the coding sequence ATGACATTACTTGAACAGGCAAAAAAGGGAATGATAACCGAGGACATAAAACTTGTCGCCAAGGACGAACAATATGAACCAGAATGGGTCAGAGATGAAATAGCTGCAGGACATATTGTAATCCCTAAAAATGTAGGAAGAAAATTCCATCCGGTTGGAATCGGCAACAAGCTCAAAACAAAGATCAATGCGAATATTGGAACTTCTCCCGATCATTTCAATATTGACGAAGAACTTGAAAAACTCAAGGTAGCTGTTGCATATGGTTCGGACAGTGTGATGGATCTTTCGACAGGAGGAGATTTATCAGCGATCAGAAAGGCGATCATCGCACAATCACCTGTCATGGTAGGCACCGTTCCGATCTATCAGGTTGCTGCTGAGCTTCTCGATGAAGATAAAGATATTACGAAAATGACTGTTGATCAACTGTTTGAATCGATCGAAAAACAATGTGCAGAAGGTGTTGACTATATAACTGTTCATTGTGGTATTACCCAAAAAGCATTAGACGCCATGAAACAACAACCTCGTTTACTCGGTGTGGTCAGCCGGGGAGGTTCTCTGCTTATAAAATGGATGAAAATTCACAAGAAAGAAAATCCTCTCTTTGAATACTATGACAGGTTGTTGGAAATTGCATACAAATATGATATCACGCTTAGTCTTGGCGACGGATTACGCCCGGGTTGTCTTGCTGATGCCAGCGATGCCGGTCAAATCCAGGAACTCATTACTTTGGGAGAATTGCAGCAACGAGCTTATAAAAAAAATGTTCAGGTCATGATCGAAGGACCGGGGCATGTTCCTCTTCATCAGATCGAAGCAAATATGCGTCTCGAAAAATCCCTTTGTCATGGCGCACCCTTTTATGTACTTGGTCCCATAACAACTGACATAGCACCGGGATACGATCATATTACCAGTGCAATCGGTGGTACGCTTGCCGCGTATTATGGTGCAGATTTTCTCTGTTACGTCACCCCATCAGAACACCTCTGTCTTCCAACAAAAGATGATGTTCGCGAGGGTGTTGTCGCTGCAAAAATAGCTGCGCATTCTGCAGACATTGCCCTTGGGTTACCCGGCAGTATGGAAAGAGATAATAAAATCTCCAGGTACCGTGCCGAATTTGATTGGGAAGGTCAATACAAAACTTCTCTCGATCCCCTCCTTGCAAAACGTAGACGTAAGGAAAGTGAAGACTTTTCAGAAGATGTATGCACTATGTGCGGGAAACTATGTGCCATTAAAACTTTGAAAAGTTAG
- the thiM gene encoding hydroxyethylthiazole kinase: MQELHLQLYELLKRIRTTNPLIHHITNWVTIADCANIVRLTGGLPIMAHAQEEVADMTKLSNALVLNIGTLTTELIAVMKIAGKAANEKGIPVVLDAVGVGATTFRDKKAFELLDECHIDIIKGNASEVAKLAGEDVITKGVEAVDVQVDLAEAAKKLAKERNAAVVITAPEDIVVWRDDVYNVKNGHPFMGQIVGTGCMASSVLGCFCAVEKDYGKACASGLAIYEIAAEKSARETTTPFEFKQRFFDELYKMDEVCDWMQKIFKA, from the coding sequence ATGCAAGAACTCCACTTACAACTTTATGAACTTCTTAAACGCATTAGAACAACCAATCCGCTTATACATCATATTACGAACTGGGTTACTATTGCAGATTGCGCAAATATAGTCCGGCTAACGGGTGGTCTGCCAATCATGGCACATGCCCAGGAAGAGGTTGCTGACATGACAAAGTTGTCCAATGCCCTGGTTCTTAACATTGGTACTCTTACGACAGAACTTATCGCGGTAATGAAAATCGCTGGAAAAGCCGCTAACGAGAAAGGAATCCCTGTAGTACTCGATGCTGTAGGCGTTGGCGCAACAACCTTTCGAGACAAAAAAGCTTTTGAATTACTCGACGAATGCCACATAGATATCATAAAAGGAAATGCATCAGAGGTTGCAAAACTTGCTGGCGAAGATGTAATCACAAAAGGTGTCGAAGCAGTCGATGTTCAGGTCGATCTCGCCGAAGCGGCAAAGAAACTTGCAAAAGAGCGAAATGCAGCTGTGGTCATAACTGCACCTGAAGATATTGTCGTTTGGCGTGATGATGTATATAATGTGAAAAATGGACATCCCTTTATGGGACAGATCGTTGGAACCGGCTGTATGGCTTCATCCGTACTGGGCTGCTTCTGCGCGGTTGAAAAAGATTATGGCAAAGCTTGCGCATCAGGTCTGGCCATATATGAAATAGCTGCAGAAAAGTCTGCACGAGAAACAACTACACCTTTTGAATTCAAACAGAGGTTTTTTGATGAGCTCTATAAGATGGATGAAGTGTGTGATTGGATGCAAAAAATTTTCAAAGCATAA